Proteins co-encoded in one Scatophagus argus isolate fScaArg1 chromosome 11, fScaArg1.pri, whole genome shotgun sequence genomic window:
- the tent5c gene encoding terminal nucleotidyltransferase 5C yields the protein MDNKEESKSCSVSVLTWEQVSRLNEVLTEVVPVHGRGNFPTLEVRLKDIVARVRSRLELSGIRVKDIRLNGSTASHVLVQDLGWSYKDLDVIFRVDLPHEAEFRLSKDVVLGTLLDFLPEGVNKEKITPMTLKEAYVQKLVKVNTEQDRWSLISLSNNNGRNVELKFVDSIRRQFEFSVDSFQIVLDSMLAYYELAQTPMSQAFHPTVSGESMYGDFSVALSHLRNKLIATKRPEEIRGGGLLKYCNLLVRDFQPSSEEEIKSLERYMCSRFFIDFPDIGEQQRKVEAYLQSHFIGEEKSKYEYLMILRRVVNESTVCLMGHERRQTLHLISLMAFRVLAEQNAIPDASCVTCYYQPAPYVRDHNFSNYYVANQNIPTWLPCN from the coding sequence ATGGATAACAAGGAAGAATCAAAGAGCTGTTCTGTCAGTGTCCTGACCTGGGAGCAGGTGAGCCGCCTGAATGAAGTTCTGACTGAGGTTGTGCCTGTACATGGACGGGGGAACTTCCCTACCTTAGAGGTGCGGCTGAAAGACATTGTGGCACGTGTGCGCTCCCGTCTGGAGCTGAGTGGCATCAGAGTGAAAGACATACGGCTGAATGGTTCCACGGCCAGCCATGTACTGGTGCAGGATCTTGGCTGGAGCTACAAGGATCTGGATGTCATCTTCAGGGTGGACCTGCCTCACGAAGCAGAGTTCCGGCTCAGTAAAGATGTGGTTCTGGGTACCCTGCTGGACTTTCTGCCTGAGGGtgtaaacaaagagaaaattacACCCATGACTCTCAAAGAGGCTTACGTTCAGAAGCTGGTCAAGGTCAACACAGAGCAGGACCGCTGGAGCCTCATCTCCCTCTCCAACAATAACGGCCGCAATGTAGAGCTGAAGTTTGTGGACTCAATACGCCGACAGTTCGAATTCAGCGTGGACTCCTTTCAGATTGTGCTGGACTCCATGCTTGCCTACTATGAGCTGGCACAGACGCCCATGTCACAGGCCTTTCACCCGACTGTGAGTGGGGAGAGCATGTACGGTGATTTCAGCGTGGCACTGAGCCACCTGCGGAACAAGCTCATCGCCACCAAGCGGCCCGAGGAGATCCGAGGTGGTGGCCTGCTGAAATACTGCAATCTGCTGGTGCGAGACTTTCAACCATCCAGCGAGGAGGAAATCAAGAGCCTGGAGAGGTACATGTGTTCACGCTTCTTCATTGACTTCCCTGACATCGGTGAGCAGCAGCGCAAAGTGGAGGCCTACCTCCAGAGCCACTTCATAGGTGAGGAGAAGAGCAAGTACGAATACCTCATGATCCTCCGGCGAGTGGTCAACGAGAGCACGGTGTGCCTCATGGGCCATGAGCGACGGCAGACCCTCCACCTGATCTCCCTGATGGCCTTCCGAGTGCTGGCGGAGCAGAATGCTATCCCAGATGCATCCTGCGTCACCTGCTACTATCAGCCAGCGCCTTATGTCCGAGACCACAACTTCAGCAACTACTATGTGGCTAACCAGAACattccaacatggctgccatgtAACTGA